Below is a genomic region from Prochlorococcus marinus str. MIT 0918.
GCTTGATTAAGCATTAAGTCTTCCATTCCACGCTTAAGTACTCTGCAACTCATAAGCCATAAGTCAATATATGCTGAATTATTTATTATCTTTGCAATTATAAGAGAGACTAATCCATTTTCACCAAATTTATCTTTGAGTTTTCCTTGTAATGTCAAATAATTTTTATTATTAGATACTTCATTAATTTCACTATAGGTATATCTTTTAGTAGTCAGGTTAAACTGGTTTGTTTTGTTACTTAACTGGGTAATTCTATCAAGATAAATATCCTTAAATATATCTATCTCAGCTTTCATTTCTAGCGATTTCAAGAATTCTGTGTAGCTAGAAATTGACTTCTGAGATTCATATCTCATGAAATTTTCTTGATACATTTTGTTTCTCAAACGATCTTCTTTGGATATACTTGTAGGTTCAAATAATCCACTGGAGTCAATAATCGAAATATATTGAAGAAAATCTTCGCCAATGTCAGGTACATCAATCCCTTTTATATTTTGATTGACTATTTCTCTTTCTGCTGGATTATCATCCATAAATACAAGTGAGTTCAACCCTATATTTAGTGCTTTAGCTATTTCAATAATATTTAGATCTTTTCTTTCCCAATCTGCCATGATTAACGAAAAATCTTCTTTCTTAATTTCATTTTCTGGGTGGCTAATTCCCTCTAAGGCTATGTCCAGGTTGTTTTTTGAAGAAATAGTTAGCAAGATTCCTCTTCTTTTTAACTCTAAAATATATTTTTGTATATCTGTATAAGCTTCACCTATAGGAGTTTCCTTACCTATCTCTATTCCTTTAACCCCATCATCTCCAATAACGCCTCCCCAAAGTGTATTGTCTAAATCTAAGACAAGGCATTTAGACATCTTACCAAAGATTGAAGAAATGATAGAAGCTATATTATTTGCCAGCAGTGGTATTCCTTCTAGCCCAATAGCATATTTATAGCTATACCAATTCGAAAGGTTATTCCACTTATCATCACCAACTTTAAAAGCAAGCCAATTAATATCACATAGATATAGATCACTACGAGCTTCAGCTTGCTCAGAGAAAAGCAAATTAAGCTTATTAATATATAGACAAAGGCCTTGAGATGAATATACCTCTAAATTACCTAAGGGCCTAAACTTTGGAGGATCAAAGTTATTCTGGATAATTGGACAGTTGAAGAGATTTTTTATCTTATCCCAAAGAGACTTATAAATTTCTAATTCCTTTAGTACAATACTATCTATATCAGTTGTATTTTCTTTTGGAGCAAATTTTATGTTTTCTTTATTAGTAAAGATGTATATTAGATCAGGCTTGAAATTAATTAATTTCTCTTCTTCGAACATAATATCTTCATAGTATTTATTATATTCAGACTCATAAAAACTACCTTTAATTCCTCGGCTAAGAAGAAGAATATCTAATAATTGAACTAGCTCATTGGTTGTAGAACCTCCTAAGATCGCAATTTTTTTTTCAAGCAAGCCTTCTTTGGTTAGAAGATTTTTTTTTATTTTCCTTCTATTCCTTAGTAGGTTTTCAAATGATAAAGGATATTGAATGTCGTTTGGATTGGAATTACTCATAATTAGCTATTAATAGAATTGACTTAAGGAGTAGAAAATATTATTCAATTATTATTAAAATATTCCTTTATCCAGTGGATCACATAATCTGAATCACCTTCATTCATTGCAGGATGGCAGGGTAAAGTGATTAGCTTTAGCCATTCTTTATCAGCTATAGAGTATTCTCTATTATTCTCTTTAGAGAAAATAGAATGTTTGTGCAAAGGTTTATAATGAACACTCGTATGGATTTTCTTTTCACTTAGATAATCAATTAATTTATCTCTATGCTTTATAGGTACTCTTGCTGAATAATGTTGAACTGTTTCACTATGCTCAGGTGGCTCTAAATAATCACATAAATTTGTATTATATTTTTGTTGGATCTTTCTTCTAATTTCCAAATGTTTTGGTAGTTTTTTCATTTGCTCTAGGCATATAGCAGCAGTCAAATCAACCATATAGCACTTATATCCCAATGTTTTTACATCATAATCCCATGAATAACCTGGTCTTGAGGATAAATTGCTAAGGCTATTTTTATTAGTTGTTCGTGAATAAGTACTTGTTATTCCAAGCCAAGTCATAGGTAGTAATTTCTCATATAGCTGTTTATCATTTGTGGTAATCATTCCACCATCACCGCAAGGCATTGTTTTTACAGCCTGGAATGACCATACAGCTGCATCACCTCTAGAACCTGCTCCTTTTGTATAACAACTATGAGCACAATCTTCAATAATAAATCCATCAAAGAAATTTCTAATTTCTTCTATGGGGGCTAATATACCGGAGTAATTAACGGCAATAATT
It encodes:
- a CDS encoding HAD-IIIC family phosphatase encodes the protein MSNSNPNDIQYPLSFENLLRNRRKIKKNLLTKEGLLEKKIAILGGSTTNELVQLLDILLLSRGIKGSFYESEYNKYYEDIMFEEEKLINFKPDLIYIFTNKENIKFAPKENTTDIDSIVLKELEIYKSLWDKIKNLFNCPIIQNNFDPPKFRPLGNLEVYSSQGLCLYINKLNLLFSEQAEARSDLYLCDINWLAFKVGDDKWNNLSNWYSYKYAIGLEGIPLLANNIASIISSIFGKMSKCLVLDLDNTLWGGVIGDDGVKGIEIGKETPIGEAYTDIQKYILELKRRGILLTISSKNNLDIALEGISHPENEIKKEDFSLIMADWERKDLNIIEIAKALNIGLNSLVFMDDNPAEREIVNQNIKGIDVPDIGEDFLQYISIIDSSGLFEPTSISKEDRLRNKMYQENFMRYESQKSISSYTEFLKSLEMKAEIDIFKDIYLDRITQLSNKTNQFNLTTKRYTYSEINEVSNNKNYLTLQGKLKDKFGENGLVSLIIAKIINNSAYIDLWLMSCRVLKRGMEDLMLNQAIVKAKTLGIKKIYGNYIPTSKNSMVKDLYHEKGFILSQSDYFKEGTIWSMETDRYNPIKTLINLQRSD
- a CDS encoding DegT/DnrJ/EryC1/StrS family aminotransferase yields the protein MEIREDVLPVLRPLGGKEEIESLANTINSGWWGKGPKVSEFEKKFAEMVGAKYAIAVTSNTAGIDLLLKAINAENKDVINPTMSFMTTAVVPLWNNCSSNIVDIRKKDLNICPEDVRKSLKPNTHAIIAVNYSGILAPIEEIRNFFDGFIIEDCAHSCYTKGAGSRGDAAVWSFQAVKTMPCGDGGMITTNDKQLYEKLLPMTWLGITSTYSRTTNKNSLSNLSSRPGYSWDYDVKTLGYKCYMVDLTAAICLEQMKKLPKHLEIRRKIQQKYNTNLCDYLEPPEHSETVQHYSARVPIKHRDKLIDYLSEKKIHTSVHYKPLHKHSIFSKENNREYSIADKEWLKLITLPCHPAMNEGDSDYVIHWIKEYFNNN